The Malus sylvestris chromosome 3, drMalSylv7.2, whole genome shotgun sequence genomic sequence ttttcccataatcaagatataagcatatatacatatatatatatatatctgaaatcataacaattcaattcatgcttcatataatcatattcatatgtatgtcatgccaaaatataacaaagtaaacaattcaggtaagaatgatttcatagaaatatgatatgttggccggaacccctgtggtagtctgtacggctaaaTTCATGGCTCAAAAGTCAATATAGcaggagtcactacaatgacctatacgacaatatactgcacataacggaaccactaaaaagtcgtctgtacgacaagattgggtgtaatatagttatgctcaattttactctTTCATAATAGTCGGGCGATAAATCACTAGTCACCTACGAATCGAAACCATAATtaaggtttgtacgacaagactgtgcacttaagttggatccaacatgagcatatagtgcgggaggtgacataaataAACAGGCATATACTTCATATCtctagctaaatcacaatcaccctaggtgcagttttatgagctcaacatcaatccatcacatatcacatcatcgattaTTCACATAACTAAACATAactaaacataacttacctgaacttacatgtacctccacagcaccatatatatatatatatatatatgcaaccatgaaatgcatattcagaatataaaagcatttggcatattatttcaaagcatactttccttaaaaatgcatttatgggaaatatatcaagtatataagtatatactgaaaacaaaagccactcactggtatgtcgaagggtcataacccccgagtcgcttgtggatacgctcgtcctcgggctaagcctcacctatatgtgaattaactataaaaacgttattttaaagcacatagacaaaactagctaataacttctcatacatagctcaaaatAGGTacatgaatataccacagtaacctacacaacctcacgaacattgtgatatttttagaaaaaaattttggTGGCTCACGCGCCAGGGAGGGCACGGCTtcacgcgccctcacgcgcaTCACCTTTAACCTCCAGACGCCGGAACAATGTCACCAGCGCCGGATTATGGGCAGACCTGCAACTCATCTTTCTCGCtcgtttttgcatcatttttcacataatttataccaaaatgaagctcttaacttgtagaacacAATCATACTAATTTAAAGTTCTAAAAGTCACGGAATTTTACTggagaattccaagaaaaacTGGCCAAACTTCGTCCATacaatcccgacgtccaaaaccttcaaacgaagcacttcgagcttccttgggacctcactaagcttcctacaagcttcaaattcccaaaaacatccatatttacgtgtgcatgaacagtgcacaaatcgggggttatgaaaaactagggttttcgaaggtatCCTATctgaaatgggtaccaatcGACTCATCTGagcttcacgaacacaatggtgccaACTTTGACCACGATCCGTGAAGTTTCAAGGGTTTTGGGTGATTGTCCGTACGAGttcgaatgagagagagagagagtaaaaccGAGAGAGAGTAcaggagtgagagagagaaggtgatgtggatgtgtgtgtgtggtcttaTCTGCACATCCACCAATCAAACCAATATTTTCTTTACTTGCAACTGGGTCCATCATAATAGGGATTCATCAAATTGGTCCTTAAACCAAAACTTAGTCACACCAAGCCATCAACGCTCAAGGGTAATTCCGTCTTTTCACATCATCAGGAATAAAATAATGTACATCTTCGGGACGAGCTGTGACATAAATTCTtatatttcaacaaaaaaagaaataaaataccaTCGAAAATAAAAGCACTATAGGCCACATCATGAATACATGTATCCCAAATATGCATAGTTTGAAGAGAAAGATCACTCACAATGACATCTGCTACAAAGTTTGCTTCCTTAAATATATGAGCCTATTTGACCAATGAGAAAGAAGATGTCAACCAACGAATGTCCTCAATGATCGGTCTAAGTCTCCAAGGAACCCAACAAAATCCTTAAACTGTATTGATAACCAATTTTGAATCACCATGCACAGAAATCCGTAAAAGGCCTTTTGGGCTGGTTTGATTTtgctgtactttgaaaaaaaactgcttctgctgtgctgtgagaataagtagcttttttgtaaaagtgcttttaaaaaaaaaaaacagtattatagtgtttggtaaacttttatgtaaaacagatgtgaaaaaaaagctagtttttcaaagctgggttttgcagctttgtgtttttggcttttttcacaaaaaattgtgaaaaaaaactaaagctaaatgtttaccaaacacaaaaaagctcacagcttttttttatacccattttttttcagaatcacctcagtaccaaaccaggcaTTTGTCTCGCACATTTAAGTGCTTCCCTCAAAGCCATAGCTTTTACTACTGAGATAGTAGTTTCACCTCGGTCCAAAGCGCTCCAACAATGATAGATTGACCTTTATCATGTCTAATCACAAAACTTGAAAGAGTTGTGCTAAGAGGAGACagttaggccatctctaactgAGCTGGTCATAGGATCATAGGCCAAAGAATAGCCATTTTTGACACAAAATCCATCTCCAATTAAGATCTAGTCCAAAAAATATTGGGACCCACTAGACAAAAATTCAGCCATATGACCAGTGGGCTAGCCATCTTTAGCTAGCCAGCCGGTTCTTTCAGTTGAGCTCAACTGGATTTTTTTAAAGacgaaattaaaagaaaatttctaatttctaatttctaattttttcctataaatacctaagacATTTCAACACTATTTCTCCCAACCTTTTCACACTTCCATACTATCTTAactcattttattttaattcttcacattctatttACCTCAAACACTTTTCATACACACCCATctcttacctcttccaataatatttcctttaattttttcaataattttcatatGGCCACATTTTCAAGTGGCATTCAAAATATGTCTGTAAGCTTATTTATTTAGTGACGAGTGTCACTCAAAATATGTCCGGaaatcttattttaatatagtagtttaattcaatgaaccaataaaattaaataacaaacttaaaataataaattattgagggggctAAAATATAGCtcattcagttggagatgatatataaatatgacctagcactgttcattaaaaaataattttttgtagggcTATAATGTGGATGGGGCCTAAACATAGTCCCTTAGGTTAAAGATGACCTTAGTAGCCTCATAGCTTGGCAGCGATTCTAGCCAATCCAAGATATCAACACTTGAACTTGAGATTTGCATTTCAGGGATTGTATGGAGCTAAGCTTCAAACATCCTTAGCATAATTGCAGTTAAGGAAGATTGTATTCCCCCTGTTCCGATCATGGaatagatgaaataaatcaaaaaatGGATTTTTGTTCAAGAATGAAATCTTATTGGAACTGTCGTTTTGATCTTCTTCTGTACGGTCTGAttgtatttcttttcacttgtaagtgaaatgtcttagcttaggttcaaatctcgaGGTTAACAAATTCGATTAAATTAGGTTGTCTATTGTGTTTGTGTAGTCAAACTCCCCCTCTTCGTCATTAGTGTAGATTGAAAAATGGAGAACCAAATGAAGGAATCGAAAGGCTCGGACTTTTTGGGGTCTAAACCTTTTCGAGGGGTTTTGGGCTGTGACTTTTTGGGGTTTTAGATCATCCCTAAAGGAGTTGTCAAATTATAAGAGTCAAATTATATTGATCCCTAAAGGAGATGTTAAATTATAAGAGTCAAATTATATTGATGGTTGATGTAGTAATCTGAAGTCTTATGTCAAATTTTGTACTTCTTCCGTTAAattgtcaaatattattttattatttaaatggaactttaaatggttgtaattattaaaaaaatgttaaaataaattttttattggttGAAATATTAGTGGAATAAGGGACCCAtcattaaaatgaattaaaaataaatttgacattaaTGTCAAATTTGACTCCAAATCACTAAGACTTCAAAACCAGTCAGCAAATAACATTTCGGTTGAAGAGAGTTTTGATGTCAAATATGTACAGCGATATTCCACTTAGAAttttagggtgtgtttgttaCACCTTCTTAGAAGGGACTAGCAGGGATTGGCTTAACTAGGACTATAGTCCTACGTTTGGCATGATCTTGGATTAGAATTAATGGGACTCGCCCCGACTAAGTTGGACTAAACACTTCGCTAAAGAGGCTTAACGAGACCCCCCAAAATCGGGCGGACTGCTAAGACCTTGGCTTCCCCCTCCCGCTTCGCACATCCATCTACTTCGTCCTCACTTCGCAGAACCATCTGCAAGACCAAATCCggcaaaaccaaaacaaaatagaagaaaaaccTGCAAACGTTCTATTTTCAAAACCACATCCAACACCCAAAATctcataaaacaaaaaaataatctaaaagTGAGATGAGCTTGAAATTTTCAATCACACAACATCGAGAAAACCAGAAACCCAAAAAATCTGTAGTGAGGTGAGCTTGAAATTTTCAATCACAACAcccagaaaaccaaaagctCAGAAAACGCAAACCAGATCCAACTCCCATCTTCTACCTTCAGGCCAATCGCACATGCAACCCGCTTCCAACTCCTAAATTTTCAATCTCTTTCTTGCTTTGTGGTTTGATTGTGAAGATTTGCAGTCGATTATGAAGTTGGGAGATGAACAACTTCtgggtttaattttgatgttaATTTCTTTCATCAAAAGAGGGAGATGAACATAgaacaaaatgaagaaaatagggAGATGAACGgagaacaaaagaagaagatggagatgaagagggagagagatgacgaaaaaaagggagagggacgaagaaaaattaggaagaaaacagAGGAGAGGGGCGGAGAAAACTAAGGAAGAAAGAGGGATGAACGGAACAGAATTGGGAGTGGAATGAGGCTTCTACAATGAGAAAATAGACAaaagtaataataaaatattactaaatatttattaaataatgtaaaatataaattaaataatataatattggaATTTGTTATTAGTCTATTCTTTAGTcctgacactgcaccaaacgcttcactaagctagtccagcttagtctagtctaagccagtccagcttagtccctgcagctaatctagtccgagacagtccggtgcaacaaacgcacccttaatgtCTTATTTGAAGATGTTGCATCATGGTCTTATGGAATTTCAGAACGGTCTGGAGGCCGTGCTGGTGAGCTGTATTGGGTTGGGTCACCTAATTACATTGTCATATTAAGGTGATTTTAGAGATAAAGTGGCGAGAAAAGAGTAAgatttttctcctttttaaaaaaaaatatttttggtgggtggaaaaaataataaatgggaGTAGGTTCATTGTCACTTTTTTGAAGTGTATTTAattaaaactttgaaaatttgtaattattttaatgGTTCAATCAGttttttaagtaattttctGAAATTTGAAGTGTATTTAATCAAGATTTTGAGATAGTTTGTTAAAATCTTTAGAAATTcggatgtattcaattaaatttttttaaaagttataacatTACAGGTCTATTcaattgaaaattgattttaaagaatttgaaatagTTAAAGAATTAGAGGAAATTAGAGAGATTTCCTAATGTAACTTCAACAAATCTTACTTCTTAAGATTTCgagaaaattgaataaaattttacataaaatctCTATAAATCAATTAAGCATGATAAAATTCTTGGAtacataaatttattaaaatcgCTCAAATTCTTGGATCCATAAGATTTCCTTTTGTTTGCTTTtgaaaaattttgtttttcaaaccGCAGCCAAACCGAGGGCGCCCACGAAGCTCACACCAATGTCACAAGGCGAGAGATTCAGACAGTCGCTGAGTGGACGCTGCTAACACATTCGAAGTCCACTCACACTCCATCCCACCAGCCATGGATTCCAGAGACAAAGGCTCGCCTCCGCCGAAGCCCTCCAAGTTCTCAGTGTACCAGAACCCATCCTTCTCCGCTGTCCTCACCGCCAATAGTCTCCGCCCTTCCAAGCATGCAGTCCTCTgcatcttctctctctcctccgccTCCGCCGTCGCCTTCATTGCGATGTTCTCCAGGTACCCAATTGCCGAATTTcaaaaactagggtttgaaGAGGGTTTAAGCcaagatttttttttggttttttttttatgtgtctTTAGTTTGGGAACGTTGCTCTGTTGGATTGCTgataaaaggaagaaagaatgggGATAGAATCTAAGAAACTGAATAATAGGaagaagaacaaaataaaaacttcaaCTTTTTAATCTTGAGATTTGTTCTTTGGGTTTTGGGATTTTTAAGACCTAATGAGCAAACTATATGTGCATATCTTGTTCGAGTCTGTATTTATCTACCAAGAAGAAATTCAAGACTTTCATTGTTCGTATTATGTTTATGTTATATATCAAGGAAAGAATTTGAATAAGAAGAATGTGTTTGGCCATTGAAATTGGTTTCGGCTCTATATTACGTGTTGGCTAACGCAATAAACTGCCTTGAATTGTTGAAGGGAAAATGGGTTTATTGACAATTTGAAGCTCAAAAGTCTTTCCCAAGAGGCAGCCTGTAAGTTGTTAAATTCGATCCAGATACCTTTGATTGGTTTGAACTTGATGCTTTGATTGGTCTAGCTCGTTTTGAACATCTTGTTTTGGCTTTCAGATTTGTTTGTCAAAGTAATACATACCGTGGTGGGCTTAGTATTTTTGGGAACTCTATTTGCACTCTTCAGAGCCATCTCATTGAGAAATGCTGCTTTTGTGCCAACTAAATCTCCCTCAAAAGGAAATGGCGATAAAAAACCCCTTACAAATCGTCAATTAGGACTTTTGGGAATTAAGGCAAAGGTTGAACAAGTCGTATCTGAGTCTTCGAAGAAACCTCCCAAGTCCAAACCCCACATGTCTTCTCCTTCAGATGTGCTTGTTCCACTTCATCAGCCTATCACCAGTTCAAGTCGTATGTCCCGACTTGGCGTGGATAAGTCAAACACCAGTGGAGGAACTAAGATGGGATCTATCAGTAACACTTCTAAATCACCTggttcttcatcttctttgtatCTTGTGTCAGGGGGTGTTTCACCATTGTCTTCTGTCCAGAATTCACCCGGAGTGGATTCAGTGCTATCCACCCCTTGGTCAAGCAAGCGAGCCTCTACAAGAGAGATAATGTCAGAAGAACAATTTGAACAGTTCTTGGCAGACGTGGATGAGAAAATCACGGAATCAGCAGGGAAACTGGCAACTCCACCACCCACCATTAGAGGCTTTGGTGTAACCAGTCCCAGTTCAGCTAATACTTCTGGAACTACTAGGAGTACACCATTGAGGCCTGTCAGGATGTCTCCAGGTTCCCAGAAGTTCAGCACTCCCCCAAAGAAAGGAGAGGGTGAGCTTCCTCCACCCATGTCCATGGAAGAATCAATTAACGCATTTGTGCGTTTGGGAATATATCCTCAAATTGAGCAGTGGCGTGACAACCTCAGGCAGTGGTTTTCTTCGGTTTTGCTTAATCCCCTGCTTAACAAGATTGAAACCAGTCATATTCAGGTTTATATTCACCATTTTCACctcctgcttttttttcccttcctaGTCTTATATCGAGGAGAGTGTAATGTTTGTTGGCTGGTAAGAAAGTGTAATGTTTCGACTACAGAAGCTGAAATCTGATGGCAAGATGAATAGATGTTTTTGTATAATGTATATTCTATCGGATACTAAATCTATATAAAATTCGTAAATTTATAGGTAATCCAAACAGCTGCCAAACTTGGGATGCCGATCACAGTTAGTCAAGTTGGAAGCGATTTGCCAACTACTAGAAGTGCTACTGTGTCTTCAATGGATGGGACCAAGGAATGGCAGCCAACATTAACTCTTGATGAAGATGGACTTCTGCATCAATTGCGAGCTCGTCTTGTCCAGGCTATTGATGCTTCCACCTGTAAGTTGTTCTTCAATTACG encodes the following:
- the LOC126616444 gene encoding uncharacterized protein LOC126616444, with the protein product MDSRDKGSPPPKPSKFSVYQNPSFSAVLTANSLRPSKHAVLCIFSLSSASAVAFIAMFSRENGFIDNLKLKSLSQEAAYLFVKVIHTVVGLVFLGTLFALFRAISLRNAAFVPTKSPSKGNGDKKPLTNRQLGLLGIKAKVEQVVSESSKKPPKSKPHMSSPSDVLVPLHQPITSSSRMSRLGVDKSNTSGGTKMGSISNTSKSPGSSSSLYLVSGGVSPLSSVQNSPGVDSVLSTPWSSKRASTREIMSEEQFEQFLADVDEKITESAGKLATPPPTIRGFGVTSPSSANTSGTTRSTPLRPVRMSPGSQKFSTPPKKGEGELPPPMSMEESINAFVRLGIYPQIEQWRDNLRQWFSSVLLNPLLNKIETSHIQVIQTAAKLGMPITVSQVGSDLPTTRSATVSSMDGTKEWQPTLTLDEDGLLHQLRARLVQAIDASTSKPQFSLQQTPPQNALVPLMQECLDAITEHQRLHALMKGELIKGLLPQSSIRAEYTVQRIRELAEGTCLKNYEYLGSGEVYDKKNKKWTLELPTDSHLLLYLFCAFLEHPKWMLHVDPTSYAGSRSSKNPLFLGVLPPKERFPEKYIAVVSGVPSAVHPGACVLAVGRQSPPVFALYWDKKSQLSLQGMTALWDSILLLCHRIKVDYGGIVRGMHLSSSALSILPVLDSEMED